The DNA sequence CCAGGCGTCGAGCCCCTCCTCGCGAAGGGCTTGCTGAATCTCGGCGATGCGCATGAGACTACTGTATTACGCAAGCCAGGCGCGGCGGGATTGGTTTTGAACAAGGCCGTAGACAATCTACATGCATGGCAGTAGACTGGCTACAGCCATGCTGACCGCCAACGCCGTCCGCTGTCATTTCTGGAGGTGCCTATGAGCCTGTGGGGCCTGTTCCAACGCAAGCGCCAGGAGAGCGAGCTTGACGAGGAGATTCGAGCTCACTTCGCCATGGCGGTCCGTGATCGCATCGAGCGAGGGGAGGATCCACGGGAAGCCGAACTGGCCGTGCGGCGTGAGTTCGGCAACGAAGCGCTGGTCCGCGAAGTCACACGCGACATGTGGGGCTGGCGCCGGCTGGAGGAGATCTCGCAGGACGTCCGTTACGCGTTGCGCGGCATGCGGAGGAGCCCGGGCATCGCGGCCGTCGTTGTCGCCTCGCTCGCTCTTGGTGTCGGTGCGAACACGGCGATCTTCGGCCTGGTTTACTCCATTCTGTTGCGCTCGCTGCCCGTTCAGAACCCCGAGGAACTCGTCGAATTGCTGCAGAAATACCCGGGCGAGCCGAGGAGCAACGGGTACTGGTCGTCGCGCAGCTATGAGTACTATCGCGACAACAGCCACGTCTTCTCGGCCCTGACGGGCCTCGGCATCGATAACAGAGCCCGGCTCAATACCGGCAGTACGGAGGATGCCACCTGCGTCGCGGAGTTCGTGGTTGGCAACTACTTCCAGACACTTGGCGTAAGGCCGGCGCTGGGGCGGTTCATCACGGCTGGCGACGAAGTTCAGAAAGAGGATGGCGCGGTCGCCGTGGTGAGTTGGGATCTATGGACCACGCGGTTCCAGCGCGACCCCGCCGTGCTTGGGAAGCGCATCTCGATCAACGCCAAGCCGGCGATTGTCATCGGTGTCGCGCCGCCTCAGTTCAGCGGCCTGCGGGTGGATGCCCAGACCAGCGTCTGGCTGCCGTCGAACCCCGGCGGAAGCCTGGCGTTGATTGGGCGTCTGAAGCCCGGCGTCACTTTGGAACAGGCCCGCGCCGAGATGACGCTGCTCTACCGTTTTACGCTGGAGGAGCGTGTGGCCGCGGAGAGCACGCGCAGCAGCCCGGACCCGCAGGTGCGCCAGTTGCGGGTGGAAGTGGAGCCCGCGCGTGCCGGGCTCAGCGGCGTGCGTGACAAAGTGGGCAAACAACTCACCGTGTTGATGGCGATCGTCGGCGTATTGCTGCTGCTCGCTTGCGTCAACGTCGGCGGCCTGCTGCTGGCGCGCGGAGCAGGCCGGGCTCGTGAGATGGCGCTGCGGCTCGGCCTGGGCGCCAGCTCGGGCCGGCTGATGCGTCAGGTGTTGACGGAGTCACTGGTGCTCTCCTTCTTCGGTACCATCGCGGGCGTGGCGGTCGCCTACCTGGGGACGCAGGTGCTAGTGCGGATCATGGATAGCGGCCGTCCGCACGAACGCATCCACCTTCTGGTGCACACCGATGCGTCGTTGCTTCTCTTCTGCGCGTCCGTGGCTGTTTGCTGCGGCCTTCTGTTCGGGCTTGCGCCCGCTCTGAGCGCCATCCGGAACGCTCCGGCCGATGCGTTGCGGCAGTCCGGCAGAGCCTCGGGCGGGCGTTTCTATCGTGTCTTTGGCCGTGGGCTTGTCTCCGCGCAGGTCGCCCTATCGATGTTCCTGCTGAGTGCCGGCGGGTTGTTCGTGGCGCATCTCGCGAACCTCAAGAGCGCGGATCTTGGCTTCCGCCGCGATCACATCCTGCTGGTGTCGCTCGACCCGTCGCGCTCGGGGTATCGGCCCGACCGCTTGTCCGTCGTGTATCGCGAGCTACTGGAACGGATGAGCGCCATTCCGGGTGTGCGCTCCGCCTCGTTGATCGGGCCCAGTCCGCTGCAAGGCGCGGGCGCGTCGGGCTTCGGAACGTTCGAGGGTTTTGAGGAAAGACAGGAGGACAAGCGCTGGATCTCCATCGCCTGGGCCGGGCCCAGGTGCTTTGAGACGCTGGGCATCCAACTCCTGGCTGGGCGTGAGTTCTCCTTTCGAGACCAGACTCAGCCGCGTGTCGCGATCATCAATCAGACACTGGCGCGCCGCTACTTCGGCGGACGCAACCCGATCGGCAAACACGTCACCCTCGATCATGTGACGCTCACCCGCGACCCGGCCACCTACGAGATCATCGGGGTTGTCTCGGACGCGAACTACATGGAGATCCGGGAAGAACGCCGCCGCACCGTCTATCTGCCCGCGTTCCGCGACGGGCGGGTAACCCCCGTCGGCACGTTTGTGCTGCGCACGGGCGTCGCACCGCGTAGCATTGCGGAGGACGCTCGGCGCGTGGTGCGCGGCACCGCGGCGTCCCTTCCAGTGGCCAACATCACGACGCTCTCCGATCAGATCGACTCGTCGATTGTTCCGGAGCGGATGATGGCGGCCCTATCTGGTTTCTTCGCCGTGTTGGCCGCCCTGCTGGCGGGTATCGGCCTGTGGGGTCTGCTCGCTTACACGGTAACGCGCCGGACGAACGAGATCGGCATCCGCATTACCTTGGGCGCGACTCCGGGGTCGGTATCACGGACCATTCTGCGGGAGTCGCTGACAATCGTCGCAGTGGGCGTCGCGGCCGGAGTGCCGGCGGTGCTCTGGGGCAAAGCGCTGGCCGCGAGACTGTTGCAGGACGTGGCGGCCAGCACCACAGTCACCCTGGGTCTGGGCCTGATAGCGGTGGCCGGAGTGGCTTTGCTGGCCTCCTATGGGCCCGCGCGCCGGGCTGCCAGGCTGGATCCGATGGAAGCGTTGCGGCAGGAATAGACCGCCTGGCCGAAAAGTACATCAATAGACAGCGAGCAAGCCGCTGGACAGCGCTTCCTCGGGCGCACCATCCCCGCCCTCGGCGCCTGCTTTGCCGACTACATTGTCTCGCTAATCCCAAATGAACTCGACGATGTTGAGCTCATTCTCCGACTCGGCGGGTCTGGCGTGTACAGTTTCTCCTCGCAGTTCAACGCGCACGCTGGCGCGGCCGGCCGCAATGGAGACGCTGACGGAGTCGCGGGTGGGAACTCCAGGCGTCAGGGTATCCACCGCGGCGCCATCCACCAGCACCGGATCTCTGTCTTTGGAGAGGTACCCTTGCGGGCGGTGAATCAGGAGGCGCGGACCGCTGGGGGCTGGACCACTGACGGCCTGCGCCGCGGACGCGGGAAGGAATCGAAAATTGAGCAGTGCGGTAGAGCGCACGATTCCCGACATGAAATAGGACACGGAACGCCCGTCTTTTGCCAGAACAAACTCGTAGCCGGTGTCCGTCTTCACCGGGAGAGGCCCCCACGCTCCTGTTTCTGAAGTTGTGATATCGAGCAGGGCATCACCACTCCTGACAGCGGATCCGGGCTTGAGTGCGAAGACTCGAAAGCGTACTCCCGGCAGTGGCCGATTCGTTGGCGCGAGGCCTTCCACGGACGTAAGGATCCCGCTGATGACTGGCGAGGGCTCGGCAGTGGGTTTGCGAGTCTCAGGTGGACGCCCCGTGAGAAAGCGGTACATCTCGGCGAAAGCAAGTGGATGGAAGGCGACCTCGCGGTGATCGAGATCCGGGAGGACGACATTGTCCGCACCTTTCAGTTCCGGGCCATCGTAACCAACGTTGGGCTGAGCGAACTTATCGAACTTGTCACTGCGAATGGTCATGAACTTCACGCCCGCCACGAGTTCGGAGCCTTCGTTCAGTTGGCGCAGAAAATAGCCTCGGCCATTGAACTCTCCATCCAGGTTTGTGTCCGTGGCGAGGACACCATGGTTCGGAGTTCCACAGAGGATTGCATGGGAGACCACGGCGGCGCCACCTGCATTCTTTATGTAGTTGCGAATAGTCATACCGCCGCGGCTGGAGCCCACCAGCACCACCTTGTGAGCTTTTGTCCGCAGAAGGACCCGGGTGACAAATGCGCTGAGTTCACTAGCCTGGTCCGTCGTAGACGAGCGGAATGCTTCTGGCTTGCTGTCTTCCCTTCGCGCCACGGGATCCGTGAAGCGGATCGCGAAGAGACGATTCGCGGGATATCCGTTGGATTCAAACATCCAGATGACAGGAATCCATTTAGTGGCGTCATCGCCGTTGCCATGCACAAAGATGATGGGGGCCAGGTTGCCGGCCGCTGCTTCGGCCTGGACCGGCGTTTGGGCCGGGGCGGCCGTCCATGAGGTGAGGACGGCCGCCAGGACTGCGGAGATGAGAGTGTTCTTCATGTCTGCTGACTCAGAATTGTAGCTTCAATGCGAGTTGAAGCTTTCTGGGGTCATATGTGGAAGTGATTGTTCCAAAGGCCGCGCTGGAGATGTTCGCGGTGGGCGCCGAGAAGTTCGCCTTATTCAGGAGATTGAACGCTTCAGCTCTGAACTGTAGCCCCACGCGCTCAGTGAAGGTGAATGCCTTCGATAGCCCTAGGTCCACCTGGTAGAACGCGAATCCGCGCGAGATATTGCGGCCGGCGTTGCCGAAGGGCTGATCGTAAGTGGGTATGAAGACGGTGTTCCTGTTCAGGTAAGAGGTCACGCTCCGCTGGGCCTCCGGCATCATTGGGTCGCCGGAGATATGGGGACGGAATGCATTGAATCCCAGCAGGGTGAGGAAGGGTGCCACCTGGCTGCGAGCGGCGGCGGTGTAGCTCATTGTGAATGGCTCTCCGGCGCGCATGTTGACGATGGAGTTGATCTGCCAGCCGCCGAGGGCCAGATCCGCCAGGCGCGATGTCTGCGTCAGAAAGCGACGGCCGCGTCCGATGGGCAGTTCGTAGACGAGGCTGGTGATGTTG is a window from the uncultured Paludibaculum sp. genome containing:
- a CDS encoding ABC transporter permease; protein product: MSLWGLFQRKRQESELDEEIRAHFAMAVRDRIERGEDPREAELAVRREFGNEALVREVTRDMWGWRRLEEISQDVRYALRGMRRSPGIAAVVVASLALGVGANTAIFGLVYSILLRSLPVQNPEELVELLQKYPGEPRSNGYWSSRSYEYYRDNSHVFSALTGLGIDNRARLNTGSTEDATCVAEFVVGNYFQTLGVRPALGRFITAGDEVQKEDGAVAVVSWDLWTTRFQRDPAVLGKRISINAKPAIVIGVAPPQFSGLRVDAQTSVWLPSNPGGSLALIGRLKPGVTLEQARAEMTLLYRFTLEERVAAESTRSSPDPQVRQLRVEVEPARAGLSGVRDKVGKQLTVLMAIVGVLLLLACVNVGGLLLARGAGRAREMALRLGLGASSGRLMRQVLTESLVLSFFGTIAGVAVAYLGTQVLVRIMDSGRPHERIHLLVHTDASLLLFCASVAVCCGLLFGLAPALSAIRNAPADALRQSGRASGGRFYRVFGRGLVSAQVALSMFLLSAGGLFVAHLANLKSADLGFRRDHILLVSLDPSRSGYRPDRLSVVYRELLERMSAIPGVRSASLIGPSPLQGAGASGFGTFEGFEERQEDKRWISIAWAGPRCFETLGIQLLAGREFSFRDQTQPRVAIINQTLARRYFGGRNPIGKHVTLDHVTLTRDPATYEIIGVVSDANYMEIREERRRTVYLPAFRDGRVTPVGTFVLRTGVAPRSIAEDARRVVRGTAASLPVANITTLSDQIDSSIVPERMMAALSGFFAVLAALLAGIGLWGLLAYTVTRRTNEIGIRITLGATPGSVSRTILRESLTIVAVGVAAGVPAVLWGKALAARLLQDVAASTTVTLGLGLIAVAGVALLASYGPARRAARLDPMEALRQE